From Paenarthrobacter sp. A20:
ATGGGACCGGGTCCTGAACATCAACCTCAATGGCGTCCACTACGCCACCCGCCGCGCGGCCGAGTCCATGGTCAAGAACCGCATCGGCCGCATCGTGAACATCTCCTCCGTTTCAGCCCAGCGTGGCGGCGGAACCTTCTCCAAGACCCCGTACTCGGTGGCCAAGGCCGGCGTCATCGGCCTGACCCGCGCAACCGCCCGTGAGCTGGGTGAGTACGACATCACCGTCAACGCCATTTCCCCCGGCCCCATCGACACCGACATCATGGGCGGCACCCTGAGCCAGGAACGCAAGGACGAACTCACCAAGGACCTTGTGGTGAACCGGGTGGGCTCCACCCGCGACATTGCTGCCGCCATCGCCTTCCTCATCAGCGAGGACTCCGGATACATCTCCGGCCAGACGCTGAATGTGGATGGCGGACTGTACATGCACTAGGCGCCCCCATGCGGACCTGGACAAGAGAACGCAAGATCTACCTTGCCGTGGGCATCCTTGCCTGCGCAGTGGGCATGGTGCTCATTTTCTTCCCGCGCTGACCGCGGCTGCATTAGTTGTTTCCTGTCACTCAAAGAGGAGTTTCAATGTCTGTTGCCACCAATTCCACCAAGGAGTTGCTGGATACGCCGGTCCTCAAATCGGCGATCTCCAAAGCGTCACGGCGGCTCATGCCGATGCTCGTCATCCTGTACGTGGTGGCCTTCCTGGACCGCACCAACGTTGGCTTCGCAGAAGCAGCGCTGGAAGTGGACAAGGGCATCACAGCGGGCGCCTACGCCCTGGGCGCGGGGATCTTCTTCATCGGTTACGCGCTGTTCGAGATCCCCAGCAACCTGCTGCTCACCAAGTTCGGGGCCAAGGTGTGGCTCGCCCGCATCGCCATCACGTGGGGCATCGTCTCGGCGTGTTTTGCTTTCGTGCAGGGCGAGACGTCGTTCATCATTCTCCGGTTCTTGCTGGGCGTCACTGAGGCCGGCTTGTTCCCGGGCGTCATCATGTTCCTGGCGGCGTGGTTCCCCAACAAGGTCCGAGTGAAGATGTTCGCCATCTTCTACCTGGCCCAGCCCTTCTCCCAGATGATGGGTGCACCGCTGTCCGGTTGGCTCATCAACATCGGTGACCAGGTCCCGGGCGTTGCAGGCTGGCAGGTGATGTTCTTCGTCGAAGGCATGCTGGCCGTCCTGGCCGGTATCGCCGCCTACTTCTTCCTGATCAACAGCCCACAAGACGCTAAGTTCCTGACCAAGGAAGAGAAAAAGGCGCTGTCCGACGTCATGGCACTCGAAGACACTGTCAAGGAGGAAACGGGTCCCCGGGGCGTCCTGGCCTCCATGCGGAACGGCCGCGTCTGGTACTTCACCGTCATCTACTTCTGCCTGCAGGTAGCGGTCTACGGTGTGACGTTCTACCTGCCCCAGCAGGTGGCGCAGCTGACCGGACAAAAGGTGGGCATCGCCGTCGGACTTCTTGCGGCTATCCCGTGGTTCTTCGGAATCTTCGCCTGCTACTTCATCGGCAAGGCCGCCAACACGGTGGCGCGTCGTCGCCGTTGGGGCACGGCACTGTTCATCTCCACGGGGCTCTGCATCTTCGGATCCGCGTGGGCGGGCGCCAACCAGCTGCCCGCGCTCGGCATCATCTTCATCACCTTGGCGGTGTGCAGCTTCTTGTCCACCGGTCCCATTTGCTGGTCGTATCCGACGGCGTTCCTCACCGGAACTGCCGCGGCTGCCGGCATCGGGCTGATCAACTCCCTCGGAAACCTGGGCGGGTTCGTCGCCCCGATCCTGCGCACCACGGTCAACCAGGTCACGGCTTCGGACACGGGAACCATGGGCGTCTACGCCTTGGGCGTCCTGCCTTTCGTTGCGGCATTGCTGATGTTCGGTACCAAGCGCTTCAGCAACAAGGCCGACGAACTGCTGGGCAAGTAGATCGTGATGCTCTCTGCTCCTGACACCCTGTTCATCGGGGTCAGCACCAAGATGTACATGGGCTACGCGCAGAGCCTGGCGTGGTTGGAGCAGCTGGTGGCAGAAGTGGACGCCCGTCCGGCCCTTGCGGCCGGGCGGGTGGTCCCGTTTGTGATCCCGTCCTTTCCGGTTTTGCCCGCAGCGGCACGGATGCTGGAGGGCACATCCTTGGTGCTCGGCGCCCAGAACTGCGGCTGGTCTGATGGGCCGTGGACGGGTGAGGTTTCTCCGTCGATGCTTGCTGAACTCGGGGCTGGCCTGGTGGAAATCGGTCATGCCGAGCGGCGACGTTTCTTTGCAGAAGACGAGGCGATGATCGCGCTCAAGGTCAGCGCCGCCGTCGACTCCGGGCTGACGCCGCTGCTGTGTGTGGGGGAACGCGACGTCGGCGATCCGGGGGCGGCGGCTGATACGGTGTTCCGGCAGATCAAGGCAGCAGTGGCAGGTGACTGGTCCGTTGCCTCACAACTGGTTATCGCTTACGAACCTGTGTGGGCGATCGGTGCCCCGGAGCCCGCCTCAGCCGGGTATGTTTCGCGGGTAGCGGCCGCGCTACGGGAATCGCTGGGCCACCACGGACTGGCAGGAATTCCCGTCATCTACGGCGGATCGGCACAACCAGGCTTGTTGCCACAGCTGGACGGGGTGTCAGGGCTTTTCCTTGGCCGGTTCGCGCACGACGCCACCAACTTTGGCCGGGTCCTGGACGAAGCCCTGAGTTTTTGTACAGCAGATGCCCCTAAGACGCCTTCTAAAGGGCATTAGGTGTACAAAAACTCCGCTGGCAGAGGGCCACGAATCCGCCAAGGTTCTCCAGGCCTTCCGGATGCGTCGGCAGGTAGTTGGTAAGCTCCGGCGAACGCACGACGACGGCACGCCACTGACCGCGCGACACCGCCACGTTGATCCGGTTGCGGGACAGCAGGAATTCCGTGCCGCGGGGAACTTCGCCAGCTGCCGACGCTGCCATGGAAACGATGACCACAGGTGCTTCCTGGCCCTGGAACTTGTCCACGGTACCCACACGCACCTTGCCCAGCCCTGCTGCCCTGAGCTCATGCTTGATGAGCTGGACCTGGGCGTTGTAAGCGGCGACCACCAGGATGTCTGTTTCCTCGAGGGGGCGGTTTTCGGGGGAGCCGGAAGGGTCCAGCCACTTCAGGCCGAGGTGTGCTTGGACTTGCCGCACGACCTCAACAGCTTCTTCTTGCGAGGCAGTGGAGTTGGCGGTGTGCGTGACGTAAACGCAGGAAATACCCGGAGCCGCGCCCTCCACGGATCGTTCCTTCGCCGCAGGGGCAGCCTCGAGCCGATTGTCGTAGGACAGCTCGGAAACGGCGCTGCACAGCTCCGGATGCATGCGCCACGACAACGCCAGGAAATAGCCCAGATGTGCGGGCAACGTGTTGTAGCCCTCCGACAACCAGCCCAAAGCTGATTCATCAACCGGTTCCGGGTGCTTGCCCTGGGTGACCTGCGGAAGCTGCTGTGGATCGCCCAGCAGCAGGAGCCGTTTGGCTGCCCGGCTGACGGCCATGGTGTTGGCAAGCGAGAACTGTCCCGCTTCGTCGATGACCAGGAGATCAAGCGAACCGGCCGGGACTTCCTTGCCCACCATGGTC
This genomic window contains:
- a CDS encoding SDR family NAD(P)-dependent oxidoreductase, with amino-acid sequence MTFPAERTAIVTGAVSERGIGRATVNYLAAQGWNIGIIDLDDAACKIAAKEIAAEYGVQAHGVGANVASEAEVRAAIDELEAELPQIVALANVAGVSSPVGYLELEPAEWDRVLNINLNGVHYATRRAAESMVKNRIGRIVNISSVSAQRGGGTFSKTPYSVAKAGVIGLTRATARELGEYDITVNAISPGPIDTDIMGGTLSQERKDELTKDLVVNRVGSTRDIAAAIAFLISEDSGYISGQTLNVDGGLYMH
- a CDS encoding MFS transporter, with translation MSVATNSTKELLDTPVLKSAISKASRRLMPMLVILYVVAFLDRTNVGFAEAALEVDKGITAGAYALGAGIFFIGYALFEIPSNLLLTKFGAKVWLARIAITWGIVSACFAFVQGETSFIILRFLLGVTEAGLFPGVIMFLAAWFPNKVRVKMFAIFYLAQPFSQMMGAPLSGWLINIGDQVPGVAGWQVMFFVEGMLAVLAGIAAYFFLINSPQDAKFLTKEEKKALSDVMALEDTVKEETGPRGVLASMRNGRVWYFTVIYFCLQVAVYGVTFYLPQQVAQLTGQKVGIAVGLLAAIPWFFGIFACYFIGKAANTVARRRRWGTALFISTGLCIFGSAWAGANQLPALGIIFITLAVCSFLSTGPICWSYPTAFLTGTAAAAGIGLINSLGNLGGFVAPILRTTVNQVTASDTGTMGVYALGVLPFVAALLMFGTKRFSNKADELLGK
- a CDS encoding triose-phosphate isomerase family protein — translated: MLSAPDTLFIGVSTKMYMGYAQSLAWLEQLVAEVDARPALAAGRVVPFVIPSFPVLPAAARMLEGTSLVLGAQNCGWSDGPWTGEVSPSMLAELGAGLVEIGHAERRRFFAEDEAMIALKVSAAVDSGLTPLLCVGERDVGDPGAAADTVFRQIKAAVAGDWSVASQLVIAYEPVWAIGAPEPASAGYVSRVAAALRESLGHHGLAGIPVIYGGSAQPGLLPQLDGVSGLFLGRFAHDATNFGRVLDEALSFCTADAPKTPSKGH